A window of Komagataeibacter medellinensis NBRC 3288 contains these coding sequences:
- a CDS encoding DUF2285 domain-containing protein, translating into MHVSGGSDFPVDPSIPAWSVPALWAPEALSAIIALIRAPEIYAAGRFAPLILAPQTNAVVADDGLHVIVGDRSGPLRLWISDDCHERAAVVIPLDESCWVRLHHLRRFIERLYGRTAGPLPNTFRPTRYRVRRLAHALQALTAKQAGATARDIAALTDPGVKTLSGSIWKDVHQRARVERLLTLGEQLAAGEYLALLQYGRRPFPPPASRETS; encoded by the coding sequence TTGCACGTCAGTGGGGGCTCCGATTTCCCTGTTGATCCTTCGATCCCAGCGTGGTCCGTCCCCGCGCTTTGGGCACCGGAGGCACTCTCCGCCATCATCGCGCTGATACGCGCTCCTGAAATCTATGCGGCCGGACGTTTTGCACCGCTGATCCTGGCGCCGCAGACCAATGCGGTTGTCGCGGATGATGGCCTCCATGTCATCGTAGGGGACCGGAGTGGACCACTCCGGCTGTGGATTTCCGATGATTGCCACGAACGGGCAGCCGTCGTGATTCCCCTTGATGAATCCTGCTGGGTTCGCCTGCATCATTTGCGTCGCTTCATCGAGCGTCTGTATGGTCGGACGGCAGGTCCATTGCCCAACACCTTTCGGCCCACACGTTACAGGGTCAGGCGGCTTGCCCACGCGCTTCAGGCTCTCACCGCCAAACAGGCCGGGGCCACGGCTCGTGACATCGCGGCACTGACGGATCCGGGAGTGAAGACCCTGAGCGGTTCCATCTGGAAGGACGTTCACCAACGTGCGCGCGTCGAGCGCCTGCTGACCCTTGGTGAACAACTTGCTGCTGGAGAATATCTCGCCCTGCTGCAATACGGCCGCCGCCCGTTTCCGCCACCGGCGTCGAGAGAAACCAGCTAA
- a CDS encoding helix-turn-helix transcriptional regulator, with translation MVRKRPQPRPARHLRTPQAAEWLGISPRTLERYRTIGGGPVFYKLGNRVTYTIGDLKAWVENGISKSIFSKNYILMRAGVARRGRGRS, from the coding sequence ATGGTCCGAAAAAGACCCCAGCCGAGACCGGCCCGGCATCTGCGAACCCCACAGGCCGCTGAATGGCTTGGCATTTCACCAAGGACACTCGAGCGATACCGCACAATTGGCGGTGGTCCCGTCTTCTATAAGCTGGGTAATCGCGTCACCTACACGATCGGTGACCTGAAAGCGTGGGTCGAGAATGGCATTTCAAAGTCGATTTTCTCGAAAAACTACATTCTCATGCGTGCTGGTGTTGCGCGGCGCGGAAGGGGGCGGTCATGA
- a CDS encoding replication initiator protein A yields the protein MPRLLMSNAFFALGKGRRRAPLRFRQGSQNILVSSPMALATIWDADILIWATSTMIAAQRCGAPIPSVLQATRYEILRFPGRDVSGGYYERLPDGLERLSRTNVVISASEWTDEQTGAPWIEDWRISAGVVHIRLAAWLCEAVLTPRAVLALDPAYFTLTSGFERLLYLIARRHAGQQRDGWAFEVAHLHRKTGITQTLVAFVALLRRVARSNTLPGYRIELSDLNRPEHVRFRPIGGLSVDKPVGIPVDNFERTRLSTVESTPITCENHG from the coding sequence ATGCCGCGCCTGCTCATGTCCAATGCGTTCTTCGCACTGGGGAAGGGACGCCGCCGCGCCCCGCTGCGCTTCAGGCAGGGAAGCCAAAACATCCTCGTTTCGTCCCCGATGGCGCTTGCGACCATCTGGGATGCGGACATCCTGATCTGGGCGACATCAACGATGATTGCTGCGCAGCGTTGCGGCGCGCCGATCCCATCGGTCCTGCAGGCAACACGATATGAAATCCTCCGATTTCCCGGTCGTGACGTGTCGGGCGGATATTATGAGCGTCTGCCAGACGGCCTTGAACGGCTTAGCCGGACCAACGTCGTCATCAGCGCGTCCGAATGGACCGATGAGCAGACCGGCGCTCCGTGGATCGAAGACTGGCGGATCTCCGCCGGTGTCGTTCACATCCGTCTCGCAGCCTGGTTGTGCGAGGCGGTTCTTACGCCCCGGGCCGTGCTTGCGCTCGACCCGGCCTATTTCACCCTTACCAGCGGTTTCGAACGCCTGCTCTACCTGATCGCACGACGGCATGCGGGGCAGCAACGCGACGGCTGGGCTTTCGAGGTGGCTCATCTGCACCGCAAGACAGGGATCACCCAGACGCTTGTCGCATTCGTGGCCCTCCTTCGACGTGTGGCCCGTAGCAACACTCTGCCCGGTTATCGCATTGAACTGTCCGACCTGAACAGGCCGGAGCACGTGCGCTTTCGACCAATCGGCGGCCTCTCTGTGGATAAACCTGTGGGTATCCCTGTCGATAATTTTGAGCGGACACGCCTATCGACCGTCGAATCCACGCCTAT